Within the Plesiomonas shigelloides genome, the region TGCTTGCCACCGTATCCACAGTAAATTTTTCTTATTTTTGCCGGTGTCGATAGTCAGGTACCGGCGCAGTTTACTGAGGTAAAAGGCATGCGCTATTCACGATATTTCTCTTGCTCTGCGGTCGTTATGGGAATGCTGGCCCTGAGTGGTTGTGCCAATACAGATATGTATTCCGGCGATGTGTTCTCCGGTCAAGATGCCAAAATGGTGCAAAACATCAGCTATGGCACCATCATTTCGGTGCGTCCGGTGAAAATTCAGGGCGGTCAGCAAGGTCCAGGATTGGGCGCGATTGGTGGCGCGGTGATCGGCGGCTTGCTGGGCAGTGAAATTGGTGGTGGCGTAGGTCGCGATCTGGCGACTACCGCCGGTGCACTGGCTGGTGGCGTAATTGGTAATAACGTGGGTAATCTGGCTAACCAGACTAACGGTCTGGAGATGGTGATCCGCAAAAATGATGGCCAGCAAGTGGTGGTCGTACAGCAAGCTGCGCCGGGCTTTGTACCGGGTGCGCGCGTACAGCTAGTCGGTAACGGCGGTCAGGCTACCGTTTCGCTGATTGGTTCGTCTTACCCGTATGGCGCTTAAGTACTGAGCAAATTTCACACTTTTTCTGCCAAGAGCAGTCCGTTATGCGGACTGCTCTTTTTTCGTTTAGCACCCTTAATCGGTTTGATGTTGAGCCGCACGTAATCTCTCGTCTTGTTTAATGCCCAGTTAAGTTTACCCACTTATGATGTTCCGCTCGTCTTCGCTTGTCTTGCTGACCGAGTCGGTTGGCTGGAGAGGAAAGATGAGAAAAAACAGTACATCGACCCCTTTTCGTCAGTTGGTCACCTATACTGAGCAGGTGACGGTTGCATAGTGTTGTATTGATTCTGCCGAGAGTGTCGGGTTAGGCTTATCCTGTGTTGATTAAATATTCAGCAATAGGTGACACAGGGTTTTGTCGGATGTGCTTTGCTGAAAGTGAAGTCAAAACCGTTACCGGATCAGCCCAATTAGGGGCCACAGGTAAAGAATTTCACTGCAAACTACATCACTGGAAATTACAGTGAGTGATGCTATGGAGGTCGTATGGGTATGCGTTTAGGTGTTTTAGCGCTCATGGTAACTGCGCTGGCCGGTTGTGCGAACACCAGTACATTGTCGGGTGATGTGTACTCCAGCAGTCAAGCGAGAACCGCGCAATCAGTTCAGTTCGGCACCATTGTGTCGGTGCGTCCGGTGCGTATTCAGGCAGAAAGCTCGGGTATCGTCGGTGGTTTGGGTGGCGCTGTCGTCGGTGGCTTGCTGGGTAGTACTATTGGTGGCGGTACCGGTCAAGATATCGCGACTGCCGGTGGTGCGATTGCCGGTGCGGCGGTCGGTAAACGTATCGAAGACAGCATGAATCAGGTCGATGGTGTGGAGATGGAGATTCAGCGTGAAGATGGCAGTCGCATCGTCGTCGTACAGCGCGCCAATCCACGTTTTCAGCCGGGCGTGCGCGTCAGAATGGTGGGCAGCAACAGCAATATGACGGTTTCCCCACTGTAAGCGTATGCGCCTAAAGAATTTAGGTGCTGACTAGCAAACAAATCGCAAAAAGCCGCAGTTCATCACGCTATGGCCACTAATACCAATGATGGTGGCTTTGGGATGATGAAACTGCGGCTTTTTACTGCGGGCTATTTTGGCCCGCCGAGTGTAGCTATCTGATTTATAAGCTTTGCTCTGTTATAAACCTTGTACAGCGCTTGCCATGCGATCCAGCGCTTCACGCAGTAATGTGCGGCGACAACCAAAGTTTAACCGCACAAAACGGTCATTACCGAAATCGGTGCCCGGAGAGAGGCCGACGCCCGCTTGTTCAAAAAAGCGATGTGGGTTTTCTACCGGTAGCGCACTGCAATCAATCCATGCAAGATAAGTCGCTTCAGTATGCGCCATCTGCAAGCCCGGGATCTGCGCAATCTGACTTTCCACCAGATCACGGTTCGCGCGCAAATAGTCTAGCTGTGCCTGTAACCAGGGTTCGCCTTGGGTGTAGGCCGCTTCTGCCGCGACATACGCCAGAATATCAACCCCCGGCACAATGCCGGCGCGAGTGCGGACAAATTCGCGACGCAAACGCTCATTCGGGATAATCGCGATTGACGCACCGAGTCCAGCGATATTAAAGGTCTTCGACGGTGCCATCAGCGTAATGCTACGTTGCTCGGTATCGGCATCCAATGAGGCGATCGGAATATGCGGGTGTGCATCGAGCAGCAGATCGCAGTGGATTTCATCGCTGCAGATAATCAGATTGTGCTCACGGGCAAACTCGGCTTGTGCCAGCAACTCTTCACGGCGATAAATAGTGCCGCCCGGATTTTGCGGATTGCACAGCAGCAGCAGTTTTTCATTGCCCTGTAGCTGCGCTTTTGCGGCCGCCAGATCCAGAACCCAACGTCCACTTTGTAGCGTCACCGGTGCGGCTAACTGCTCAATACCAGCAAAAGCGGAGGATTTGGCAAAAGGCGGATAAATAGGGCTTGGTGCAATGGTGCGATCTCCGGCCTGGGTGTAGGCACGCACCGCCAAATTCAGCCCACACACTAGCCCTGGCAAAAAGACCAACCATTCCGGCTGGATGCGCCAGTTATAGCGCTCTTGCATCCGCGCCACAAAGGCATCAATCAACGTCGGTGACGCGCCATAGCCATAACCAAACACACCATGCGCCACGCGCGCTTGTAGCGCGTCAATGACGGCTGGCGGTGAGCGAAAATCGGTGTCCGCGACCCACATC harbors:
- a CDS encoding glycine zipper 2TM domain-containing protein, which codes for MGMRLGVLALMVTALAGCANTSTLSGDVYSSSQARTAQSVQFGTIVSVRPVRIQAESSGIVGGLGGAVVGGLLGSTIGGGTGQDIATAGGAIAGAAVGKRIEDSMNQVDGVEMEIQREDGSRIVVVQRANPRFQPGVRVRMVGSNSNMTVSPL
- a CDS encoding glycine zipper 2TM domain-containing protein, producing the protein MRYSRYFSCSAVVMGMLALSGCANTDMYSGDVFSGQDAKMVQNISYGTIISVRPVKIQGGQQGPGLGAIGGAVIGGLLGSEIGGGVGRDLATTAGALAGGVIGNNVGNLANQTNGLEMVIRKNDGQQVVVVQQAAPGFVPGARVQLVGNGGQATVSLIGSSYPYGA
- a CDS encoding MalY/PatB family protein; amino-acid sequence: MYATQEHTALFNFDEEIARANSDSEKWHKYANRDILPMWVADTDFRSPPAVIDALQARVAHGVFGYGYGASPTLIDAFVARMQERYNWRIQPEWLVFLPGLVCGLNLAVRAYTQAGDRTIAPSPIYPPFAKSSAFAGIEQLAAPVTLQSGRWVLDLAAAKAQLQGNEKLLLLCNPQNPGGTIYRREELLAQAEFAREHNLIICSDEIHCDLLLDAHPHIPIASLDADTEQRSITLMAPSKTFNIAGLGASIAIIPNERLRREFVRTRAGIVPGVDILAYVAAEAAYTQGEPWLQAQLDYLRANRDLVESQIAQIPGLQMAHTEATYLAWIDCSALPVENPHRFFEQAGVGLSPGTDFGNDRFVRLNFGCRRTLLREALDRMASAVQGL